The window TCGTCGCCTGGGTTCAGGATCGCGCGCAGGGCGATGTCGATGGCCTCGCTGCCGCCGACCGTCAGCACTATCTCATGCTTGGGGTCGTACGTAAGTCCGTACTTGCGCTTCATGAAGCGCGCTATCTCCTCGCGGAGCTCGATAAGCCCCGAGTTGGAGGTATAGAAGGTGCGTCCCTTGTGCAGCGAGTAGATGCCCTCTTCGCGGATATGCCAGGGAGTGTCGAAATCCGGTTCTCCGACGCCGAGCGAGATGACGTCCGGTATCTCGTTGGCGATGTCGAAAAGGCGGCGTATGCCTGACGGCTTTATCTTCTTTATCTTGTTGCAGATGAAATCTCTCACGGCGTCACCACCATCCTCATATCTTTTTTCGGGGCCGTCAGCAGTATCCCGTGATCCTTATAACGCACGAGCACGATATGGGTCGCAGTGCTCTGCACCTCTTCGATGACCGCGAGGCGTGACGATACGAAGTTTGCGATCTCCTTCATAGTCGCCTTTTTGAGGATCACCGAGAAGTCGTAGCCGCCCGACATGAGGTAGAGGGACTCCACCTCGGGGTACTGGTATATCTTCTCGGCGATGCGGTCGAAGCCCTCGCCGCGCTGCGGCGTGACCTTGAGCTCGATCAAGGCCGAGATCTTTTCGTCGTCCGTTTTGTCCCAGTCGACAAGCGCGTGGTAGCCGCAGATGGTGCGCTCTTTTTCCATTATCTCGATCTCGTTTTTGACCTCCGGCACGTCCATGCCCAGCATAACGGCGATATCCTTCGCCGTATATCTGGCGTTTTTCTCAAGAAGCCGAAGTATCTCTTCCCTCTGCTTACTGTCCATACTGAAAATCCTCCGAAAAATAAATTTTATCTAAAAAAGGCGCGTTTGCCGGCGCTGTTTTTCTTTACCGTCTTACCACCGGCTAGCCAGTCCGGTAAAAAATTCTCACGCATAAGGAAGACTTTGTTTTTTGATCTCCAAACCGCGCAATATAAGAGATAATTTTGCGTCTTTTATTAAAAAGAGTCAAGCGCGAATTTTAAAAAACTTACGGCTCCGCCGTCAGCGCTGCGGGGAGCGCCGCGGCGGCGAATTTACCGTATAGTATCGCCCGTGTTGATCGGCGAAAAAATAGGCGGGAGAGGATGTCCTCTCCCGCCTCGATTTACTCTGGTTACATTATCGGGTAGGTTCCGGGGCCGAGCGGAATATTAAACATATACCACACTACGATCTGGATGCCGAATACCAGCAGATAGGCCAGAGAGTAGGGCATTGTGAGAGAGAGAACGGTCCCGATGCCGACGCTTTGTGTATTGCCCTTTGGACGGTATTGCTCCATGAGCCCGATGACGACGGGCAGATAATAGGAGAGCGGCGATATAATGTTCGTCGACGAGTCGCCGATACGATAGGCCATCTGTGTTAGGGCGGGGCTGAAGCCCACGACCGCGAACATCGGCACGAATATGGGCGCGAGGATGAGCCATTTCGCGGAGCCGCTGATCATGAAGAGGTTCACGAAGC of the Cloacibacillus sp. genome contains:
- a CDS encoding Lrp/AsnC family transcriptional regulator: MDSKQREEILRLLEKNARYTAKDIAVMLGMDVPEVKNEIEIMEKERTICGYHALVDWDKTDDEKISALIELKVTPQRGEGFDRIAEKIYQYPEVESLYLMSGGYDFSVILKKATMKEIANFVSSRLAVIEEVQSTATHIVLVRYKDHGILLTAPKKDMRMVVTP